In the genome of Hyphobacterium sp. CCMP332, one region contains:
- the msrB gene encoding peptide-methionine (R)-S-oxide reductase MsrB has product MKTSTLILLSILFLSNISCAQNSEPVLNVKSDVVKIEKSDEEWKKILSAEQYEVLREEGTERAFSGALWNNTEEGTYVCAACGLPLFASESKFKSGTGWPSFWEPITKQNVGSKEDNKYGWNRVEVHCARCGGHLGHVFEDGPKPTGLRYCINSVSLAFEKKDSE; this is encoded by the coding sequence ATGAAAACATCAACATTAATTTTATTAAGTATTCTGTTTCTTTCTAATATTTCCTGTGCACAGAATTCTGAACCTGTACTGAATGTAAAATCAGATGTGGTAAAAATTGAAAAGTCCGATGAGGAGTGGAAGAAAATACTTAGTGCCGAGCAATACGAAGTATTGAGGGAAGAAGGCACAGAAAGAGCTTTCTCCGGCGCATTATGGAACAATACCGAAGAAGGTACCTATGTGTGTGCAGCATGTGGATTACCTCTTTTTGCTTCAGAGTCTAAATTTAAATCAGGAACCGGCTGGCCGAGCTTCTGGGAACCAATTACAAAACAAAACGTGGGAAGCAAGGAAGACAACAAATACGGTTGGAATAGAGTAGAGGTTCACTGTGCAAGATGTGGCGGGCACCTTGGTCACGTTTTTGAAGACGGTCCAAAGCCTACCGGACTGAGGTATTGTATCAATTCCGTGAGTCTGGCTTTTGAGAAAAAGGATTCCGAATAA